From Rutidosis leptorrhynchoides isolate AG116_Rl617_1_P2 chromosome 3, CSIRO_AGI_Rlap_v1, whole genome shotgun sequence, a single genomic window includes:
- the LOC139900891 gene encoding uncharacterized protein, whose translation MGACGPEGAGAGIVLKSPEGEEYTFALRFSFPVINNEAEYEALLSGMRVAKYLEVKELSVYVDSQLVANQFNGIFEAHDESMQKYLKLVQVLAVDFDLFQITQVSRTLNKKADALSKLPALTFSHFKKEIWVEEVKVKSIETDGVSAAVEEEEQSWMTPIVEFLSKGTLPIDSIEARKIKMKAPMYLLHKGILYRKSFSGPHLRCLNPTQAESIIREVHEGMCTLH comes from the coding sequence ATGGGGGCTTGTGGTCCAGAAGGCGCAGGGGCAGGAATAGTCCTAAAAAGTCCAGAAGGAGAAGAATATACCTTCGCGCTGCGCTTTAGCTTCCCTGTAATAAACAATGAAGCTGAGTATGAAGCATTGTTATCCGGAATGCGGGTAGCAAAATATCTGGAGGTAAAAGAGCTGTCTGTATATGTCGATTCGCAGTTAGTTGCAAACCAATTCAACGGGATATTTGAAGCACATGATGAATCGATGCAAAAGTACTTGAAACTTGTGCAAGTGCTCGCGGTGGACTTCGATTTATTTCAGATAACTCAGGTTTCAAGAACATTAAATAAAAAGGCAGATGCGCTCAGTAAGTTACCCGCCTTAACATTCAgccattttaagaaagaaatttgggtCGAGGAAGTGAAAGTAAAATCCATTGAGACCGACGGTGTATCAGCCGCAGTTGAAGAAGAGGAGCAGAGTTGGATGACACCAATAGTAGAATTTCTAAGCAAAGGTACATTGCCGATTGATTCAATTGAAGCAAGAAAGATTAAGATGAAAGCACCAATGTATTTGTTACATAAAGGAATTCTATACAGAAAGTCTTTTTCGGGACCCCATTTGCGGTGTCTTAATCCAACTCAAGCAGAGTCAATCATACGGGAAGTGCACGAGGGAATGTGCACTTTGCACTAA